The Rhizobium sp. EC-SD404 sequence CTCAACTTCGGCGACTGCTTTGCCTATGCATTGGCCAAGCAGCATGCAGCGCCCTTGCTTTATGTCGGCAACGACTTTTTGATGACAGATATCCAGGCGGCGCTCGCCCCCATGATCTGAAGGATCTGACCGGTAGAGAGGCCAAGGGGCGATACCGAAGATCAGAGCGCCGCGCCGAAGATCAGAGCGCCCGTGCATGAGACCCGGTCGTCAGGCCGAATGCTGAGAGAGGTATGCGCATGACCCGCACAGCCCTTTATGCCCGCTACTCATCCGACCAGCAGAACGCGGCGTCGATCGAGGATCAGTTCCGGCTGTGTCGCGATCATGCAAGACGGGAGCGATGGGAGACGGTCGGCTCCTATGAGGATGCGGCCATATCGGGTGCAAGCACGATCCTACGCCCCGGCATTCAGCGCCTCATGCGGGATGCGAAGCTCGGCGAGTTCGATATCGTCCTGGCGGAAGCGCTGGACCGCATCAGCCGCGATCAGGCCGACATCGCGACGCTCTACAAGCATCTGAAGTTTGCAGGCGTCACAATCGTCACGCTGGCAGAGGGTGAGATCTCCGAGCTTCATGTGGGCCTCAAAGGCACGATGAATGCGCTCTTCCTCAAAGACCTCGCCATGAAGACCCGTCGTGGTCTGCGGGGCAGGGTGGAGAAGGGCAAGGCCGGCCGAGGTCTCTGCTACGGCTACAAGGTCGTCAAGAAGCTCGATGCCAATGGCGACCCTCTTCGAGGCGATCGTGAGATCATCCCCGAAGAGGCCGAGACGGTCCGCCGCATCTGCAGAGAGTTTGCGTCAGGCAAAAGTCCCAAGTCAATCGCAACGGATCTGAACAAAGAAGGCATTCCCGGACCGCTCGGCCGCGCCTGGGGCGACACCTCCATTCGCGGTCACAAGACGCGCGGCACCGGTATCATCAACAACGAGCTCTATACCGGCATGCTCGTCTGGAACCG is a genomic window containing:
- a CDS encoding recombinase family protein, translating into MTRTALYARYSSDQQNAASIEDQFRLCRDHARRERWETVGSYEDAAISGASTILRPGIQRLMRDAKLGEFDIVLAEALDRISRDQADIATLYKHLKFAGVTIVTLAEGEISELHVGLKGTMNALFLKDLAMKTRRGLRGRVEKGKAGRGLCYGYKVVKKLDANGDPLRGDREIIPEEAETVRRICREFASGKSPKSIATDLNKEGIPGPLGRAWGDTSIRGHKTRGTGIINNELYTGMLVWNRLRFVKDPSTGKRVSRPNPQSEWIRTEVPHLRIVDEELWNAVRARQQQISTIFGPNEANTQEARMKRLHLANRPGALLSGLLTCGCCSGKYGIILPNRYGCLNHHRRATCDNNRTITRAKIEARVLAGLKVRLVSSEAVAEAVRSYGEEMNRLSRNRSAEAQGHQKALAKVERAIAGILSAIEDGMYQPSMKARMDELEQQKAEI